In Candidatus Falkowbacteria bacterium, one DNA window encodes the following:
- a CDS encoding IPT/TIG domain-containing protein translates to MNRLNKKFVFASLALILTAGALWFFIGSNLVHAQGLDTGINYVNGTGLSNQDPRVAIANIIRIILGFLGVLALGLIMYAGFIWMTAKGEEEKIENAKKIMIGAVIGLVIVLASFGIASYIISRLSGATGGGSGSGSCSPACSSGQYCCNNSCQATPCNNIGGGNNAFLVTGTTPAHQAVSVPRNAVIRFRFNSGVRQPSVTNSNFTIVSGGTGIDGVRSASGNYVEFVPTAACDTPNETLKCFPKNATISAEVKSGSSGIISVDGKELVCGGTSRCLLDFTTGEIVDTDAPKVNITSQQVCAASDNTLKASSTDNYGVSKIDFYVADNLIGSSINNSNPFVGSPYNAETPWNSNGFTVGQSVKLKATAFDLDTNSATAEKTIKLSAAHCCNGTQDEDETGKDCGGKDCLSCTGQACAADIGQPKQCSDTLCQSGFCNASGTTAEDCTNAGYPIGTTSCCVCKSRPVIDWVSPAGGFCSNKPDTPCRQSTEAKDCGTNAACDLGTPNGNAGNFITIAGSGFGTTRGKVFIAGVQVKLADDVGEGNPACNTSAWRDNQIIAIVPAGSNNGVISIETSTGAKDTTDDAYGALINDFKTNTIDRPGVCALTPAKGKINDSVQYAGIKLTASEAYYGNLSNNVKALVSNFTAPKQGTATVPNINSGATTTFVLKDSIESNFLPFTKDNEPYEGPVIVSVEPITGPVGQYVTVRGSGFGSSRSTSKVFFGTSSSGVEADYAFPDICAQSIWSDNQVVIKVPKGVAVNSDYKITLQRSGFADADSNDQNFSTVAGTPNPGVCRLQPSLGQTNSPVMLWGEYFGNKDVNSAIRFYNNVSQQGGAVTFWNIDETASGIKPWKVITTVPKDAQTGPVVLLNSKISNALNFIVGSCTKDADCGSEIGTTCCAAGLPEAGKCKVKPNECYGSVATSVYEWSFSTGNQSACAADQQRCGTVCCSGACDPKVPNKCLKCLSGMNECGDGNCCNMGCQGNPSHCPDPVSCSGYSYNQCLEGYYCPNSPGLCSPYPGTGNPIETGDCSDDACLAKAGCKNKTGGNICHYDAALNRCVQNNTDSCKKTELVDSLGRTIKVNNQPVTGQCGPYSGSNHWYINHTQSCPTGWVRSTSNICVDNTDINGKCTKCASPFSCQLSGKLGTCAINETICSSGSTCNSTNKKCEKKDTGKCDCCCRKTNSNEDCCSDLTGLTCEGSCGSQDKNLGVCTGCVVNGVPDDGICNVCATGKYCDAAASPRGVCNDCSSITDPTECSKHEQCCVDGKNNNKCTSVVKNGTRFQEVGGPVGGGLFFCAYYNCANTYPNTCKGVAEKVGVYNVLNTCNQSCATEPIKCGRGGNNEQCTDDYCPGVLRCDIKTCECKTNDPGPGEPCKDPLGNCHGTCTSGYQCMLPTAYNAGNGIDASGSQDTCRCCCKPTVNPGDKDSCKAINDNLSCLPDKEPCTSPARERGLCCGCSRDDQCGDVATTGCSTVDRCCRTRPTVESRTPEVNSTNVCRNTVIEAVFDQKMDMTSFSDNVFLIGDYNKLCSDYGYSTVARAQQSTTGLASIVHSFKGLLVKVFPSLLTKSAFADFGHLCYVTGSVVASDTISNKSKVSFRLTKALDQNINYYLVLKGDPDLASNEQNKDFYNANIGSAYKIGMTGAVKRPAVNQFNTTIFDNAEIWTFSTGEDVCKLEKVGVNPAFQLFQRSGQEAILEAEALDKNNSPIQPIATFYAWDWNWVSDNKDVATVQQGGIGEEYKATAKAGSKQDAQTLARAKATITIDTANKPSTKGQSREGTALLRVFLCENPWPVFYSDPPFPPGYSWPWKDAASGIEFYYCRDKSGVGTIDDLPALTNPPITRDAARKICMFGGNAGRTCSSDVNCNNLSGSCLPEVLKEFFFFRETEPGIPEINGSADPLGQKVTLSWDPTPNSANGYKVYYGLSSGQYVYTVNVPAGNTKITRTIDGLVNGLNYYFAVTALSDKNQESIFSNEKVLKPADTTPPAAPKLNATGGDKKISLSWDAVPEATRYIAYLGLISKDYSTSTQTITTKATFNGLNNGTTYYVSVKAVDQYGNFSAPSDEKSVLVTPAGSIGN, encoded by the coding sequence ATGAATAGATTAAATAAAAAATTTGTATTCGCATCTCTTGCTTTAATTCTTACAGCAGGAGCTTTATGGTTTTTTATTGGTTCAAATCTAGTTCACGCTCAAGGCTTAGATACTGGGATAAACTATGTTAACGGGACTGGCTTGTCTAATCAGGATCCAAGAGTAGCGATTGCAAATATAATAAGAATCATTTTAGGCTTTTTAGGCGTATTAGCGTTGGGCTTAATAATGTATGCTGGTTTTATTTGGATGACGGCTAAGGGTGAAGAAGAAAAAATAGAGAATGCTAAAAAAATCATGATTGGCGCCGTAATTGGCTTGGTAATAGTGTTAGCTTCTTTCGGAATTGCTTCATACATAATAAGTCGTTTATCAGGTGCAACAGGCGGGGGATCTGGTAGTGGTTCGTGTAGCCCGGCTTGTTCTTCTGGTCAGTATTGTTGTAATAATTCTTGTCAGGCTACGCCATGTAACAACATTGGTGGTGGAAACAATGCTTTTCTTGTCACAGGAACAACGCCAGCTCATCAAGCAGTTAGCGTTCCTCGTAACGCAGTAATTCGTTTTCGCTTTAATAGTGGCGTCCGTCAGCCTTCGGTAACTAATTCTAATTTTACAATAGTTAGCGGCGGCACCGGAATTGATGGCGTAAGGTCAGCTAGTGGAAATTATGTTGAATTTGTTCCAACTGCTGCTTGTGATACACCAAATGAAACTCTAAAATGTTTTCCAAAAAATGCTACTATTTCTGCCGAAGTAAAAAGTGGCAGCTCTGGTATAATTAGTGTTGACGGTAAAGAGTTGGTTTGCGGCGGCACCTCTCGCTGTTTGTTAGATTTTACAACCGGTGAAATAGTTGATACTGATGCGCCGAAGGTAAACATTACCAGTCAACAAGTTTGTGCTGCTTCTGACAATACGCTCAAGGCAAGTAGTACTGATAATTATGGTGTTTCTAAAATTGATTTTTATGTAGCCGATAATTTAATTGGCTCAAGTATAAATAATTCCAATCCGTTTGTTGGCAGTCCTTACAATGCTGAAACGCCTTGGAACTCAAATGGTTTTACGGTTGGCCAATCAGTTAAGTTGAAGGCTACAGCTTTTGATCTTGATACTAATAGTGCAACTGCTGAAAAAACAATTAAATTATCAGCCGCTCACTGTTGTAATGGAACTCAAGATGAAGATGAAACTGGTAAAGACTGTGGTGGCAAAGATTGTTTGTCTTGTACTGGACAAGCCTGTGCTGCTGATATTGGTCAACCAAAACAATGTTCTGATACTTTATGCCAATCTGGTTTCTGTAATGCTTCTGGCACCACAGCGGAAGATTGTACTAATGCTGGTTATCCAATCGGCACAACTAGCTGTTGTGTTTGTAAATCACGTCCAGTAATTGATTGGGTGAGCCCAGCCGGTGGCTTTTGTTCAAACAAGCCAGACACTCCTTGTCGTCAGTCAACTGAAGCTAAAGACTGCGGCACGAATGCTGCTTGTGATTTAGGTACACCAAATGGTAACGCAGGAAACTTTATAACTATTGCTGGTTCTGGCTTTGGTACTACACGCGGTAAAGTTTTTATTGCTGGTGTTCAAGTTAAACTAGCAGATGATGTAGGTGAGGGGAATCCAGCTTGCAACACCTCAGCTTGGAGAGATAATCAAATTATTGCTATTGTTCCGGCTGGTAGTAATAATGGAGTAATCTCTATTGAAACATCGACGGGAGCCAAAGATACAACTGATGATGCTTATGGCGCATTAATTAATGATTTTAAAACTAATACGATCGATCGACCTGGCGTATGTGCGCTTACACCTGCTAAAGGAAAAATAAATGATTCCGTTCAGTATGCTGGTATTAAATTAACTGCTTCAGAAGCATATTACGGTAATCTATCTAATAATGTTAAAGCTTTAGTTTCAAATTTTACTGCACCTAAGCAAGGCACAGCAACTGTTCCAAATATTAATTCCGGCGCTACCACCACCTTTGTTCTTAAAGATTCTATTGAAAGTAATTTTTTGCCATTTACTAAAGACAATGAGCCATATGAAGGTCCTGTTATAGTCTCCGTTGAACCAATTACTGGTCCTGTTGGCCAGTATGTTACAGTTCGTGGTTCAGGATTTGGTTCTAGCCGTTCGACTAGCAAAGTTTTCTTCGGAACATCATCAAGCGGTGTAGAAGCTGATTACGCTTTCCCTGATATTTGTGCCCAAAGTATTTGGAGCGATAATCAGGTTGTAATTAAGGTGCCTAAGGGCGTCGCCGTAAATTCAGATTATAAGATAACTCTACAGCGCAGCGGTTTTGCTGATGCTGATTCAAATGATCAAAATTTTTCTACTGTTGCTGGAACACCAAATCCTGGTGTTTGTCGTTTACAGCCATCTTTAGGTCAGACTAATAGTCCGGTAATGCTCTGGGGAGAATATTTTGGGAACAAAGATGTCAATAGTGCGATTCGTTTTTACAATAATGTAAGTCAACAGGGTGGAGCTGTTACTTTTTGGAATATTGATGAAACCGCCTCGGGTATCAAGCCGTGGAAGGTTATCACAACTGTTCCTAAGGATGCTCAAACTGGTCCAGTTGTATTGTTAAATTCAAAAATAAGTAATGCCCTAAATTTTATTGTTGGTAGCTGTACAAAAGATGCTGACTGCGGTAGCGAGATTGGTACAACTTGCTGTGCAGCTGGATTACCAGAAGCTGGTAAATGTAAAGTTAAGCCAAATGAATGTTATGGCTCGGTTGCTACTAGCGTTTATGAGTGGAGTTTCTCAACTGGTAATCAATCAGCCTGTGCTGCTGATCAGCAAAGGTGCGGTACGGTTTGTTGTTCTGGGGCTTGCGATCCTAAGGTGCCAAATAAATGTCTAAAATGTTTGTCGGGTATGAATGAATGCGGCGATGGTAACTGCTGTAATATGGGCTGCCAAGGAAATCCGAGCCACTGTCCAGATCCAGTTTCTTGTTCAGGCTATTCCTATAATCAATGTTTAGAGGGCTATTATTGTCCTAATTCACCAGGTCTTTGCTCACCTTATCCCGGGACTGGTAATCCAATTGAAACTGGAGACTGCAGCGACGATGCCTGCTTGGCTAAGGCTGGCTGTAAGAATAAAACGGGTGGTAATATTTGCCATTATGATGCTGCGCTTAATCGCTGTGTACAAAATAATACTGATTCCTGTAAAAAGACCGAGTTAGTTGATTCTTTAGGAAGAACAATTAAGGTAAATAACCAGCCAGTAACTGGACAGTGTGGTCCCTATAGTGGTTCTAACCATTGGTATATTAATCATACTCAATCATGTCCTACAGGATGGGTTCGTTCAACAAGTAATATTTGTGTTGATAATACAGATATTAATGGTAAGTGTACTAAGTGTGCTAGCCCTTTTTCTTGTCAGCTGTCAGGTAAGCTGGGAACCTGCGCTATTAACGAAACAATTTGTTCTAGTGGCTCTACCTGTAATAGCACAAATAAAAAGTGTGAGAAAAAAGATACAGGTAAATGTGATTGCTGCTGTCGTAAGACTAATTCTAATGAGGATTGTTGTAGCGATTTGACGGGCTTAACTTGCGAGGGAAGCTGTGGTTCTCAAGACAAGAATCTCGGTGTCTGTACGGGATGCGTGGTCAATGGTGTGCCAGATGATGGAATTTGTAACGTTTGTGCGACTGGTAAATATTGTGACGCTGCCGCAAGTCCACGCGGCGTTTGTAACGACTGTTCATCTATTACAGATCCAACAGAGTGCTCTAAACATGAACAATGCTGTGTTGATGGAAAAAATAATAATAAGTGTACTAGCGTAGTCAAAAATGGTACGCGTTTTCAGGAGGTTGGTGGTCCAGTTGGTGGTGGCCTATTCTTCTGCGCATACTATAACTGTGCCAATACTTACCCAAATACTTGTAAGGGGGTTGCTGAGAAAGTTGGTGTTTATAATGTTTTAAATACTTGCAACCAGTCCTGTGCTACGGAACCGATTAAGTGTGGCAGAGGTGGAAATAATGAACAGTGTACTGATGATTACTGCCCTGGTGTATTGCGATGTGATATTAAAACTTGTGAATGCAAAACAAATGATCCAGGTCCTGGTGAGCCATGTAAAGACCCGCTGGGTAATTGTCATGGAACATGTACCAGCGGTTATCAATGCATGCTGCCGACGGCCTATAATGCTGGCAATGGTATAGATGCTAGCGGTTCGCAAGATACGTGTCGCTGTTGTTGTAAACCAACTGTTAATCCAGGAGATAAAGATTCTTGTAAAGCAATTAATGATAATTTAAGCTGCTTGCCTGATAAGGAACCGTGCACTAGCCCAGCCAGGGAAAGAGGTTTGTGCTGTGGTTGTTCTAGAGATGACCAATGCGGCGACGTTGCCACAACTGGCTGTAGTACAGTTGATCGTTGTTGTAGAACTAGACCGACAGTTGAAAGCCGCACACCAGAGGTTAATTCGACTAATGTTTGCCGAAACACTGTTATTGAGGCGGTTTTTGATCAAAAAATGGATATGACTAGTTTTAGCGATAATGTTTTCTTGATTGGTGATTACAACAAACTATGTTCAGATTATGGCTATAGCACGGTTGCTCGAGCTCAACAATCCACGACTGGACTAGCTTCAATTGTTCATTCGTTTAAAGGCTTACTCGTTAAAGTATTTCCTTCTCTACTCACTAAATCAGCCTTTGCTGACTTTGGTCATCTTTGCTATGTTACCGGTTCTGTTGTTGCTTCTGACACTATTTCAAATAAATCAAAAGTTTCTTTCCGTCTCACTAAGGCGCTTGATCAAAATATTAATTATTATCTTGTTCTTAAAGGTGATCCAGATTTAGCTTCTAATGAACAAAATAAAGATTTTTATAACGCAAATATTGGCAGTGCTTACAAGATTGGTATGACTGGTGCAGTTAAAAGACCAGCCGTAAATCAATTCAACACAACTATTTTTGATAATGCTGAAATTTGGACTTTCTCCACAGGAGAAGATGTTTGTAAACTTGAAAAAGTTGGTGTTAATCCAGCGTTTCAATTATTCCAGCGCTCTGGGCAGGAAGCCATTTTAGAAGCCGAGGCTTTAGATAAAAACAATTCTCCAATTCAACCGATTGCAACTTTTTATGCCTGGGATTGGAACTGGGTATCTGACAACAAAGATGTAGCGACAGTTCAACAGGGTGGAATAGGCGAAGAATATAAAGCTACTGCTAAAGCTGGATCTAAGCAAGACGCACAAACACTGGCTCGAGCTAAAGCCACTATTACGATTGATACTGCTAATAAGCCTTCAACAAAGGGTCAATCTCGCGAGGGGACTGCTTTGCTGAGAGTTTTCTTATGTGAGAATCCATGGCCAGTCTTTTATTCTGATCCACCTTTCCCACCAGGGTATTCTTGGCCATGGAAAGATGCCGCTAGTGGCATAGAATTTTACTATTGTCGTGATAAGTCTGGCGTAGGAACAATTGATGATTTACCAGCTCTAACCAACCCACCAATTACTAGGGATGCCGCTAGAAAAATATGTATGTTTGGTGGCAACGCGGGAAGAACTTGTAGCTCCGATGTTAACTGTAATAATTTATCTGGTAGCTGTTTACCGGAAGTGCTAAAAGAATTTTTCTTCTTCAGGGAAACTGAGCCAGGTATTCCTGAGATTAATGGCTCAGCTGATCCTTTAGGACAGAAGGTTACTCTAAGCTGGGATCCAACGCCTAACTCGGCCAATGGTTATAAGGTTTACTATGGTTTAAGCTCTGGTCAGTATGTGTATACTGTTAATGTACCGGCAGGCAATACTAAGATTACTAGAACAATTGACGGCCTAGTTAATGGTTTAAATTATTACTTTGCAGTCACCGCTTTATCTGACAAGAACCAGGAAAGTATTTTCTCTAATGAAAAAGTATTAAAGCCAGCAGACACAACTCCACCAGCCGCCCCTAAACTAAACGCCACTGGAGGGGACAAAAAGATTTCCTTGAGCTGGGATGCTGTTCCTGAGGCTACAAGATATATTGCTTATCTGGGTCTAATCTCAAAAGATTATTCAACGAGCACTCAGACGATTACAACTAAAGCAACCTTTAATGGTTTGAATAACGGGACAACATATTATGTTTCCGTGAAGGCGGTTGATCAATATGGAAATTTTAGTGCTCCATCTGATGAAAAATCAGTTTTAGTTACTCCCGCTGGCTCTATTGGTAACTAG
- a CDS encoding Ig-like domain-containing protein, giving the protein MKQRYLRILVFSVALVAAGLFFLHSVNAANLNTGLDFAAQTGLSGQDIRITIAKIIRIILGFLGILAIGLTMYAGFLWMTSAGNEEKIAQAKLVLRNGVIGLIIILASFGIVSFILSRLMGATGSGGGNGNGNGNENGGGIGSLGNGIVKSVYPEPFQKDVPRNTSIVVSFREPILASSICDLVTNESPAKCSPGAKIKPLSIKIFKTTVGDNATTNLNNVTVTSVDNKVFIFKPAAPNYLGSPTEATNYTVKLTRDVKRADGSDAFKLGDFYWTFEVNNLLDLTSPKIKNLGDGGMFPVPDNEADVISGVQQAVAATGSITINGAPSAYRASGFDLQRLVPPLDPKKASVSGTNRCSDGSVTVSILTNGISARLGYSQPGLLPADVNIINNKIDITPCGISLSLEAGFKAGHSWRIDVVAEKSSDKLTVGSRVYSFVSSNPGAGQILVGANNDITAQNIADAIDLIHPEVEIDSVSGKLINIKAKVAGSSGNSIGLSTTNQVAIALGQMHGGRDLSNTYKVKDKQDQPKNTVIQINFNEAVNPLMVSGTSSEVKDNLRVVNIGTKEKPALAGGADCVGNDVCRSYKCTAGKCEGDQIAGSFTISNQYRTVEFTSDVKCGVNGCGENIYCLPANSNLKVEMKAASLKACTSNNDCTFAPFGICDNNVCKDSTTGKNYPTAPSLNGIVDLADNSLDGNRNDNPQGQADFYDENKTPQDNSGRGDNYLLSFWVSDRLDLSPPTITSTSVSNNHPGVNLTEAIEIIFSKLMMSSSLSTGTITVNNGTEDVVHKLINLWSLANNPIGYWIGKEDRDIVPLDGQPDRTSAFLNHGSFSDSTEYQAQVGSGVKDIYQNCYKPSTGPNCAANPLQPSCCREKVAPYNLVPTTNLTPDGNCP; this is encoded by the coding sequence ATGAAACAACGCTATTTACGCATTTTAGTCTTTTCCGTCGCTCTTGTAGCGGCTGGTTTATTTTTTCTTCATTCTGTTAATGCCGCTAATCTTAATACCGGGTTAGATTTTGCAGCTCAGACTGGCTTGTCTGGCCAAGATATTAGAATTACGATTGCTAAAATAATTCGCATCATTCTTGGCTTCTTAGGTATCTTGGCAATTGGTTTAACTATGTATGCCGGCTTCTTATGGATGACTTCGGCTGGTAATGAAGAAAAAATTGCTCAAGCAAAGCTTGTTTTGCGTAATGGCGTAATTGGTTTAATAATTATTTTAGCTTCTTTTGGAATTGTATCTTTTATCTTAAGTCGTTTGATGGGTGCAACAGGTAGTGGCGGAGGAAATGGAAACGGTAACGGAAATGAAAATGGGGGAGGCATCGGATCGCTTGGTAACGGAATTGTTAAGAGTGTTTACCCAGAACCGTTTCAAAAAGATGTTCCTCGCAACACTAGTATTGTTGTTAGCTTCCGCGAACCAATTTTAGCTTCAAGTATTTGCGACCTTGTAACAAATGAATCGCCAGCTAAATGTTCGCCTGGCGCTAAAATAAAACCCTTGAGTATCAAGATCTTTAAAACTACGGTAGGCGACAATGCAACAACTAACTTAAACAACGTTACCGTGACTTCGGTTGACAATAAAGTATTTATTTTTAAGCCTGCAGCTCCTAATTATTTGGGCTCGCCAACCGAGGCAACAAATTATACCGTTAAACTTACTCGTGACGTAAAGAGAGCTGACGGCAGTGATGCATTTAAACTCGGGGATTTTTATTGGACCTTTGAGGTTAATAATTTACTAGATTTGACTTCCCCAAAAATTAAGAATCTTGGCGATGGTGGAATGTTCCCAGTGCCTGACAATGAGGCTGATGTTATCAGCGGTGTTCAACAGGCAGTTGCCGCCACTGGATCAATTACTATTAATGGCGCACCAAGCGCCTATCGAGCATCAGGTTTTGATTTACAGCGCTTAGTTCCGCCATTAGACCCCAAAAAAGCCTCAGTTAGTGGAACAAATCGTTGTTCAGACGGCAGCGTAACTGTTTCAATATTAACCAACGGAATAAGTGCTCGTTTGGGCTATAGTCAGCCTGGTTTACTGCCAGCTGACGTAAATATTATAAACAATAAAATTGATATTACTCCTTGTGGTATTAGTTTGTCCTTGGAAGCTGGCTTTAAGGCTGGTCATAGCTGGAGAATTGATGTAGTAGCAGAAAAAAGTTCTGATAAGTTAACGGTTGGTTCAAGGGTTTACTCTTTTGTAAGCTCTAATCCAGGAGCCGGTCAGATTTTAGTTGGTGCTAATAATGATATTACAGCGCAAAACATCGCTGACGCTATTGACCTTATTCACCCTGAAGTTGAAATCGATTCAGTTAGCGGTAAGCTTATCAATATAAAAGCTAAGGTTGCCGGTAGCTCTGGTAATAGCATCGGACTCTCAACAACTAATCAGGTTGCAATTGCTTTAGGTCAGATGCATGGCGGAAGAGATCTATCAAATACTTACAAAGTTAAAGACAAGCAAGATCAACCTAAAAATACTGTTATACAAATCAACTTTAATGAGGCTGTTAATCCATTAATGGTGTCAGGCACTAGCTCTGAGGTAAAAGATAATTTAAGAGTTGTAAATATTGGAACAAAAGAAAAGCCAGCCTTAGCTGGCGGAGCAGACTGCGTCGGTAATGATGTTTGTCGCTCATATAAGTGCACAGCTGGAAAATGTGAAGGTGACCAGATAGCTGGAAGCTTTACTATTTCAAATCAATACAGAACAGTTGAATTTACATCAGACGTTAAGTGTGGTGTAAATGGCTGTGGAGAAAATATTTATTGTTTGCCAGCTAATAGCAATTTAAAAGTTGAAATGAAGGCGGCCAGTCTTAAAGCTTGTACTTCGAATAATGATTGTACTTTTGCGCCTTTTGGTATCTGTGATAATAATGTTTGTAAAGATTCAACAACCGGTAAAAATTATCCGACTGCTCCAAGTCTAAATGGTATTGTTGATTTAGCAGATAATTCTTTAGACGGAAATCGTAATGATAATCCTCAGGGCCAGGCTGATTTCTATGATGAAAATAAAACCCCGCAAGATAATTCTGGTCGCGGTGATAATTACCTTTTGTCTTTTTGGGTTAGTGATCGGCTTGATTTGTCTCCGCCAACAATCACCTCAACAAGTGTTAGTAATAATCACCCCGGGGTTAATTTAACTGAAGCGATTGAAATTATTTTTTCAAAGTTAATGATGTCCTCTAGTTTAAGCACCGGAACAATTACAGTTAACAATGGTACTGAAGATGTCGTTCATAAATTAATTAATTTATGGAGCTTAGCTAATAATCCAATCGGTTATTGGATTGGTAAAGAAGATCGCGACATTGTTCCTTTGGATGGCCAACCTGATAGAACCAGTGCCTTCTTAAATCATGGGTCATTTAGTGACTCAACAGAATATCAAGCTCAAGTTGGATCAGGTGTTAAGGATATTTATCAGAATTGCTACAAACCATCTACTGGTCCAAACTGCGCAGCAAATCCTCTGCAGCCTTCTTGTTGCCGAGAGAAAGTAGCTCCCTATAACTTAGTTCCAACTACAAACCTTACTCCTGACGGTAATTGCCCATAG
- a CDS encoding 30S ribosomal protein S21 yields the protein MVEFKRKKGETFESFLRRFNKRLQQSGSLYEARKNRYHKKEKNETAKRKSALIGLELREKKEYMRRTGKLKDELMGRW from the coding sequence ATGGTTGAATTCAAAAGAAAAAAAGGCGAAACATTTGAAAGCTTTTTGCGTCGCTTTAATAAGCGTTTGCAGCAAAGTGGTAGCTTATACGAAGCAAGAAAGAACCGATACCACAAAAAAGAAAAGAATGAAACAGCTAAGCGTAAAAGCGCCTTAATCGGATTAGAACTCCGCGAGAAAAAAGAATATATGCGACGTACTGGCAAGCTCAAAGATGAGCTTATGGGACGTTGGTAA
- a CDS encoding RelA/SpoT family protein has translation MTIEQIIEQVSKNQPEADTKLIRQAYDFSLAAHGDQKRKSGELYIQHPLNTAFILSQIRADIPTIMAGLLHDVPEDTSTTLEDIKKTFGEEVAKLVEGITKLSKIRYRGIKRYRESLRKMFLAMAEDLRVILIKFADRLHNLRTLDALPKEKQKRIAQETLEIYAPIAGLLGIWSLRWQMEDICFKYLQPDDYKKLEYKYEIERKAELNQYIEQIKQTVDKKLSSEKINHQIDGRFKHLYSIWQKMQEKNRQFDEIYDVFALRIVVDTVADCYKVLGIIHSIWKPNYNRFKDYIAVPKPNGYRSIHTTVFGPEGRPTEFQIKTKEMYEESLYGISAHWYYKQKNSENKEKTPHWVQEIMEIQREAKNSQEFLKEVKLDIFKDRIFVFTPKGDVYDLPSDATPVDFAYSVHTDIGNKCVSARINTRMAALDATLKNGDMVEIVTDSNRAGPNYDWLKFVKTRRAQNKIKEFAKRSRLATIKRFIPGFK, from the coding sequence ATGACAATAGAGCAAATCATAGAACAAGTTTCTAAGAACCAGCCCGAAGCGGATACTAAACTAATCCGCCAAGCTTATGATTTTTCGCTGGCGGCTCATGGCGACCAAAAGCGTAAAAGCGGTGAACTCTATATCCAGCACCCACTAAATACTGCCTTCATCTTATCTCAAATCAGAGCTGACATACCTACTATTATGGCTGGGCTTTTACACGATGTACCTGAAGACACAAGTACTACTTTAGAAGATATTAAAAAAACCTTTGGCGAGGAGGTAGCTAAATTAGTTGAAGGCATAACCAAGTTAAGCAAAATTAGATATCGCGGCATCAAACGCTATCGAGAAAGTTTACGCAAAATGTTTTTAGCCATGGCTGAGGACTTACGTGTCATTTTAATTAAATTCGCCGACCGACTACATAATTTAAGAACGCTTGATGCCTTGCCTAAAGAAAAACAAAAGCGCATTGCTCAAGAAACTTTAGAAATTTATGCGCCAATTGCCGGACTACTTGGTATTTGGAGTTTACGTTGGCAGATGGAAGATATTTGTTTTAAATATTTACAACCTGATGACTATAAAAAATTAGAATATAAATATGAGATTGAACGTAAAGCAGAATTGAACCAATACATCGAACAAATTAAACAAACCGTTGATAAAAAATTAAGTTCTGAAAAAATAAATCATCAAATTGATGGGCGCTTCAAGCATCTATATAGCATCTGGCAAAAGATGCAAGAAAAAAATCGTCAGTTTGATGAAATCTATGACGTTTTTGCTTTACGTATTGTAGTTGACACTGTCGCTGATTGTTACAAGGTTCTAGGCATTATTCATTCAATCTGGAAGCCGAATTATAATCGTTTTAAAGATTACATTGCCGTACCTAAACCAAATGGCTATCGCAGTATTCACACCACTGTTTTTGGACCTGAAGGCAGACCGACCGAGTTTCAAATTAAAACCAAAGAAATGTATGAAGAATCGCTTTATGGAATTTCTGCTCACTGGTATTACAAACAAAAGAATTCTGAAAATAAAGAAAAAACGCCACACTGGGTACAGGAAATTATGGAAATACAACGTGAGGCTAAAAACAGCCAAGAATTTTTAAAAGAAGTAAAACTAGATATTTTTAAAGATAGAATTTTCGTCTTTACACCGAAGGGCGATGTTTATGACTTACCTTCTGACGCGACGCCGGTCGACTTTGCCTATTCAGTTCACACTGATATTGGCAATAAATGCGTTTCGGCTAGAATCAATACACGCATGGCGGCACTGGATGCAACACTTAAAAACGGCGATATGGTAGAAATTGTAACCGACTCTAACCGCGCTGGCCCAAACTACGATTGGTTAAAATTCGTTAAAACCAGGCGTGCTCAAAATAAAATAAAAGAATTCGCCAAACGGTCAAGACTGGCGACTATCAAGCGATTTATTCCTGGATTTAAATAA